The DNA region AGTCGATGCGCGTTCTCATCCGCGGTCACCGCTCGTCGAGGACGACCGGAACGCCGCGCGAGGCGACGTTGGCGGCGAAGGCGCGCGAGTCGGTCTCCAGCGCCTCGAACGTGTCGTAGTGAATCGGGAGGACGAGGTCCGGGTCGAGCGTCTCCGCGAGTTCGGCCGCCTCCTCGCGGTCCATCGTGAACGCCCCGCCGATGGGCGGCAGGAACAAAGACACCTCCAGTTGTTCGTGCCCCTCCAGCACGTCGGAGTCGCCCGGCCAGAACACCGTCCGGCCGCCGACCGAGAGCAGGTAGCCGACACCGAACCCCTCCGGATGGTAGGGTTCGCCGTTCTCGCGGGTGTGGGGACCGCCGGGTTCGTTGTACGCCGGGAGCGTCCACACGTCCGCGCCGTCGGCCGAGAAGCGGTCCTCCTGTCCGAGCGTCACCACCTCGTAGTCGAGTCGGTCGAGCGGCGTCACGTCGCGGTCGGTGTCGTCGACGTCGATGCCGCCGTAGGCGACGACCGTCGCGTCCGGTTTGGCGACGCGTTCGATGCCGTCGGAGTCGTAATGGTGGATGTGCGTGACGCAGACGAGGTCCCCGTCCTTCGCATCGTACTCGTCGAGGACGCCGTACCGTCCGGGGTCGAGATAGGCGACGAACCCTTCGGGCGTCTCGATTCTGACCGTCGCGTAACCGAACCAGTCGACGGAGAGTCCGTCGTGTCGAATCGTCATACGCTGAGGTTGCGGGCTAGTGAGATAAAATTCAGCCGTCCTCGCAGGCGCTGTGAACGGTCGCCCGTTCTCCGCTCCCGGTTGAGACAGCGTCCAGCGCAGTCCGCCGTCCAGTCGTCCTCGAGTCGGCGGCTGCGACCGCTACGGCGACTCGGCCAATCGCTCGACTCGGGAGAGCGAGTCCGCGCTCTCCGGCGTCTTGTCCTCACGAACCGAGAGAAACCGCGGGAACCGAAGCGCGTAGCCGGAGGAGTACGTCGGCGAGGTCTGAATCTCCTCGTAACCGACCTCGAACACCGTCGAGGGCCGAAGGTCCACTTCCCGACCCTCTTGGGAGAGGATTTCCGGTTCGAGTCGATCGGTCAACTCGGCGAGTTTCTCGTCGGTGATTCCCGTCGCGACTTTGCCGATGGTCCGAAACCGCCCGTCTCCGCCGCCTTCGACGCGCGCCGAGAGCAGAAACGTCCCGAGGAACTGCGCGCGCCGACCCTCGCCCCACTCCGCGCCCGTGACGACCAGGTCCAGCGTCTCCACGTCGGGCTTTCGCTTCAGCCAGTGCTTTCCGCGTCGTCCCGGCGAGTACGTCGACTCGGGGTCCTTCAGCATGATTCCCTCGTGACCCGCGTCGAGGGCGTCGGCCTCGAAGGCCGCTATCTCGTCGGCGTCGTCCGAGCGAAGCAGCGTCGAGACGGCCGACTCGGTCGGTCCGTCCAACTCGTCGACCTCGTCGGCGTCGTCGACGAGGTCGGCGAGTCGCGCGTGCCGGTCGACGAGCGGTTCTTCGAGCAGGTCGTCGCCGTCGGCGTGCAGACAGTCGAACGCGTGGAGGCAGAGCGTCACCTCCTCGCGCATCCGCGCCACGTCGTGTTTACGCCGGAACCTGCGGAGCACTTCCTGAAACGGTAAGGGCTCACCCTCGTCGTCGACGGCGACGACCTCGCCGTCGAGAATCGCGGGGGCGGCGACCGACCGTTCGACGAACTCGACGATTTCGGGGAGCGCGTCGGTCACGTCCTCCATATTGCGCGAGAACACCGACACGCCGTCGGAATCGCGGTGTATCTGCACCCGCGCGCCGTCGTACTTCGTCTCGACGGCGGCCGTCTCCCACTCGTCGAGCGCGTCGGTGACGGTGCCCGCCTGCGCGAGCATCGCCTGCACGGGCCGGCCGACTTCGAGTCCCATCGCGTCCAAGCCGCCGACGCCGTCGCGGGCGATCTCCGCGACGTGACCGTAGTCGTTCGACACCTGTAGCGCGCGCTCGACGGCCTCGGTGGGTACCTCGAACGCCTCCGAGATGGCGTCTCTGACCGCGCCCTCGCCGACGCCGATGCGCATCTCCGAGAGGACGATGCGCGCGAGGTAGCGCGCCTCTCGCTGGCTCGTGCGGTTGAACAGGCCGAACAGCGTGTCGAGTTTCCGGTCTCGGCTGCCCGACCCTTCCGCCGCCGCGAGGATCCGCAGCGTCTCGTCCACCTCGGTGACGGTCAGGGCGGCGGTGCCGTCGGACCCGAACGCCGCCAACCCCCGTTGGCTGCCGAACTCGTAACTGGCGGCGACGGCCCCGATTTCGCCCACCTCCGCGAGTTTCGCCTCCACGTCCGCGGCGTCGACGTTCGGATCGGCGGCGCGGGCGATGGCCTCGTAACAAAGGTTCGGGCCGACGTCGAGCGTCGCCGAGCGCCACGCCGGAAACACGCGACCCTGGACGAACCGCACGACGACCGGCAGTTCGGACTCCGCCTCGCGGAACGTTTCAGCCAGAAGCGAGACAATTTCGAGGTCCGCCGACTCCGCCTCGATCGCTTCCATCCGGTCTGCGAACGCCGCAAACTCCATCGTGAAGCGGTACTCGCGTTCTCGGCTTAACTACCTCGTCTCGTCGGCTGTGGTGGCGAGGAGGGCGACGGGTCGCGAACGGAGTTTTATAATCCTCGATAAAATTCCGCCTCGAATGAAAGTAGGAGCGTTCTTATGCTGAACGCTCTTTACCTCACGTATGCATCGGAGGCGGTTCCTCGCGCTTTCGAGCGGTGCGCTCGTGGGAATCTGCGGCTGTGCGACGCAGGACACCCGGCCGGTCGACACGACCAGCGACGAGCCGACGGAGACCGAAGAGGGCGTCATCGACGTCCTCTCGGGCAAC from Haloprofundus halobius includes:
- a CDS encoding MBL fold metallo-hydrolase produces the protein MTIRHDGLSVDWFGYATVRIETPEGFVAYLDPGRYGVLDEYDAKDGDLVCVTHIHHYDSDGIERVAKPDATVVAYGGIDVDDTDRDVTPLDRLDYEVVTLGQEDRFSADGADVWTLPAYNEPGGPHTRENGEPYHPEGFGVGYLLSVGGRTVFWPGDSDVLEGHEQLEVSLFLPPIGGAFTMDREEAAELAETLDPDLVLPIHYDTFEALETDSRAFAANVASRGVPVVLDER
- the ligA gene encoding ATP-dependent DNA ligase LigA, whose amino-acid sequence is MEFAAFADRMEAIEAESADLEIVSLLAETFREAESELPVVVRFVQGRVFPAWRSATLDVGPNLCYEAIARAADPNVDAADVEAKLAEVGEIGAVAASYEFGSQRGLAAFGSDGTAALTVTEVDETLRILAAAEGSGSRDRKLDTLFGLFNRTSQREARYLARIVLSEMRIGVGEGAVRDAISEAFEVPTEAVERALQVSNDYGHVAEIARDGVGGLDAMGLEVGRPVQAMLAQAGTVTDALDEWETAAVETKYDGARVQIHRDSDGVSVFSRNMEDVTDALPEIVEFVERSVAAPAILDGEVVAVDDEGEPLPFQEVLRRFRRKHDVARMREEVTLCLHAFDCLHADGDDLLEEPLVDRHARLADLVDDADEVDELDGPTESAVSTLLRSDDADEIAAFEADALDAGHEGIMLKDPESTYSPGRRGKHWLKRKPDVETLDLVVTGAEWGEGRRAQFLGTFLLSARVEGGGDGRFRTIGKVATGITDEKLAELTDRLEPEILSQEGREVDLRPSTVFEVGYEEIQTSPTYSSGYALRFPRFLSVREDKTPESADSLSRVERLAESP